A region of Salinibacter sp. 10B DNA encodes the following proteins:
- a CDS encoding bifunctional response regulator/alkaline phosphatase family protein, with protein MSAPRILWVDDEIDLLRSHVMFLENKDYEVQTTSNGADAVDYVREDLFDVVLLDEQMPGMDGLETLEAIKEVRPELPVVLVTKSEEEDLMERALGNQISDYLTKPVNPSQILLTCKRLLERTQLRQETLSQDYLESFNEISQALREPLTHADWTALYRKLVHYDLELTEDEGARQIFQDQFKEANREFGNFIESNYADWIDATDAPPDPNRPPLSHEVISEFVLPELGDDPVVFFVIDCLRYDQWRTFEELLHPHFSIETDFYYSLLPTATPYSRNAIFSGLLPVELVDRFPGAWETDEEDEHSRNQHEEPFLHDQLDRHHYGDLSIRYDKLITGKEGQEFAQQATNLTQHDLSAVVVNFVDILAHSRSDSDVLKELAPDEEAYRALTRTWFEHSWLLDSLRTLADTDCTVVLTTDHGAIRSLRSSKVIGDRETSTALRYKYGRNLKCDEEDAIFVRNPKEFGLPRYGMNTNYIFAKEDFYFVYPTNFHHYENLYRDTLQHGGASMQEMILPIATLTPR; from the coding sequence ATGAGCGCACCCCGGATTCTCTGGGTGGACGATGAGATCGATCTGCTCCGCTCCCACGTCATGTTTCTGGAAAACAAGGATTATGAGGTGCAGACCACCTCGAACGGGGCCGACGCGGTGGACTATGTCCGGGAAGACCTGTTTGACGTCGTACTCCTTGACGAGCAAATGCCCGGAATGGACGGGCTCGAAACGCTAGAAGCGATCAAGGAGGTGCGCCCGGAACTGCCGGTGGTCCTGGTTACAAAGAGCGAGGAAGAGGACCTCATGGAGCGGGCCCTGGGCAACCAGATCAGCGATTACCTCACGAAGCCTGTCAATCCAAGTCAGATTCTCCTCACCTGTAAGCGTCTGCTCGAGCGCACGCAGTTGCGGCAGGAAACCCTCTCCCAGGACTACCTCGAATCGTTCAATGAAATCTCGCAGGCTCTCCGCGAGCCGCTCACACACGCCGATTGGACCGCCCTCTACCGCAAGCTCGTGCACTACGATCTGGAGCTGACGGAGGACGAGGGCGCGCGTCAGATCTTTCAGGACCAGTTCAAAGAGGCGAACCGAGAGTTTGGAAACTTTATCGAGAGCAACTACGCTGACTGGATTGACGCGACGGATGCGCCTCCCGACCCGAACCGGCCGCCTCTTTCTCACGAGGTCATTTCCGAGTTCGTTCTTCCCGAGTTGGGAGACGATCCAGTAGTATTCTTCGTGATCGACTGCCTGCGCTACGATCAATGGCGCACCTTTGAGGAGCTTCTGCATCCTCACTTTTCGATCGAGACCGACTTCTACTACAGCCTCCTCCCCACCGCTACTCCGTACTCGCGTAACGCCATCTTCAGCGGTCTTCTTCCGGTGGAGTTGGTGGACCGATTTCCGGGGGCCTGGGAAACGGACGAGGAGGATGAGCATAGCCGCAACCAACACGAGGAGCCCTTCCTCCACGACCAGTTGGACCGCCACCACTACGGCGACCTCAGCATCCGCTACGACAAGCTCATTACCGGCAAGGAAGGACAAGAATTTGCCCAGCAGGCCACTAATCTCACGCAGCACGATCTAAGCGCGGTCGTCGTCAACTTCGTTGACATCTTGGCACACAGCCGTTCCGACTCCGATGTCCTAAAAGAACTGGCGCCGGACGAAGAAGCCTACCGAGCCCTGACCCGCACGTGGTTTGAGCACTCGTGGCTCCTGGACAGCCTCCGCACCCTTGCCGACACCGACTGTACCGTCGTCCTTACCACCGACCACGGCGCCATCCGAAGCCTCCGATCCTCAAAGGTAATTGGGGACCGTGAAACCTCCACTGCTCTCCGGTACAAATACGGCCGCAACCTCAAATGCGACGAAGAGGACGCTATTTTCGTGCGTAACCCGAAGGAGTTCGGTCTGCCCCGATACGGCATGAACACCAATTACATCTTTGCAAAAGAGGATTTCTATTTCGTTTACCCAACGAACTTTCACCACTACGAAAACCTCTACCGCGATACACTCCAGCACGGAGGAGCCTCCATGCAAGAGATGATTCTGCCCATCGCCACCCTGACGCCCCGTTAG
- a CDS encoding pirin family protein: MPTHIDAHPHRNVDIVSYITSGVFRHPNNRGGSADISVGEMQLISAGRDGMIHSETNPTDRPETH; the protein is encoded by the coding sequence ATGCCCACCCACATCGATGCCCACCCACATCGGAATGTAGACATCGTGAGCTACATCACCTCTGGGGTCTTCCGCCACCCCAACAATCGGGGAGGATCGGCGGACATTTCAGTGGGCGAAATGCAGCTCATCAGTGCCGGGCGCGACGGCATGATTCACAGCGAGACAAACCCGACCGACCGGCCGGAGACCCACTAG
- a CDS encoding MarR family transcriptional regulator, with translation MPTHYQGTDDEERILNAYIRFTRAFNTIDQTISETFQARDLTSGQFGVLESVYHLGPMYQGQLGEKLLQSKGNISTIVTNLADRGLVERRRDEADRRYVKIHLTAEGKSLIEDLFPEHVQTIRQTFSALDDEEIEELGRLCKKLGLANVD, from the coding sequence ATGCCGACACACTACCAGGGCACCGACGACGAAGAACGCATTCTCAATGCGTATATTCGTTTTACTCGGGCTTTCAATACTATTGATCAAACAATCAGTGAAACGTTCCAGGCACGCGACCTCACTTCCGGTCAGTTTGGCGTTCTGGAGTCGGTGTACCACCTCGGCCCGATGTATCAGGGTCAGCTCGGAGAGAAACTTCTCCAGAGTAAGGGCAACATCAGCACCATCGTTACCAATCTTGCGGACCGCGGCCTCGTCGAACGCAGACGAGATGAGGCGGATCGGCGTTACGTCAAGATCCACCTCACTGCGGAAGGGAAAAGTTTAATCGAAGACCTCTTTCCCGAACACGTACAAACCATCAGACAGACCTTCAGTGCCCTGGACGATGAGGAAATCGAGGAGCTCGGTCGTCTTTGCAAGAAACTGGGACTCGCCAACGTAGACTAA
- a CDS encoding lactonase family protein, with protein sequence MYPCFRSAPVIGGMLVVLLVGAMGGCASDSSSSSDAASTSGPRIYVGTGNDNPDSGIYTYRLDSSSGALTRTQDVTPILNPTFLALSQKEEHLYSVRETVDSAAVAAFDVEASTGRLQQINTVSAEGGAPCFISLDQTGQWALIANYVGGNVALFPVRANGGLGPASQVVQHTGAGADPDRQAAPHAHSFQVDPQNQYALAADLGIDEVRIYPFDADTGRLDTTSVRVVSTPPGTGPRHLDFHPNGEYVYLIGELSGTVIVYEYDAEEGRMTAVQTVSTVPDDFEGNAASADIHVHPSGNFLYASNRGDANDIVHYTIDETTGRLSKAGRQQQAVRWPRNFAIGPRGEFLVVANRRADAVTVYRIDADTGVLTYTGQSAEVPEPTKIEFATDPGS encoded by the coding sequence ATGTATCCTTGCTTCCGCTCTGCGCCCGTCATTGGGGGCATGCTTGTTGTCCTGTTGGTCGGCGCAATGGGAGGCTGTGCGTCCGATTCGTCCTCCTCGTCCGACGCAGCGTCCACTTCTGGTCCTCGGATTTACGTAGGGACGGGAAATGACAACCCGGACAGTGGGATCTACACCTACCGTCTCGATTCGTCCAGCGGGGCCCTTACTCGGACCCAGGACGTCACGCCGATTCTGAACCCGACATTCCTTGCCTTGTCGCAGAAGGAAGAACACCTCTACAGTGTTCGGGAGACGGTCGACTCCGCGGCGGTAGCGGCCTTTGACGTCGAGGCATCAACGGGACGCTTGCAACAAATAAACACGGTTTCGGCGGAGGGAGGGGCGCCCTGCTTCATCAGTCTGGACCAGACCGGCCAGTGGGCGCTCATTGCCAATTACGTCGGCGGGAATGTGGCTCTCTTTCCGGTGCGGGCAAATGGAGGGCTTGGGCCTGCGTCGCAGGTTGTGCAGCATACCGGGGCCGGAGCCGATCCGGACCGGCAGGCAGCGCCCCATGCGCACTCATTCCAGGTGGACCCACAAAATCAATACGCTCTGGCTGCGGATCTTGGCATCGATGAAGTGCGAATTTACCCGTTTGATGCCGACACCGGCCGGCTCGATACCACCAGCGTGCGGGTCGTATCCACTCCCCCGGGCACGGGACCGCGTCACCTCGACTTTCATCCGAATGGCGAGTACGTATATCTCATTGGTGAGCTCAGTGGTACGGTCATCGTGTATGAGTATGACGCCGAGGAGGGACGGATGACTGCTGTACAGACGGTGTCTACTGTGCCCGACGACTTTGAGGGCAACGCCGCCAGCGCCGATATTCACGTGCATCCGTCCGGGAATTTTCTCTACGCTTCCAATCGAGGCGATGCGAATGACATTGTTCATTACACGATTGACGAGACGACGGGCCGTCTCAGCAAAGCGGGGCGGCAGCAACAGGCCGTTCGCTGGCCTCGAAACTTCGCCATTGGCCCAAGAGGCGAGTTTCTCGTTGTTGCCAACCGCCGCGCCGATGCCGTTACCGTCTACCGTATTGACGCAGATACCGGAGTCCTCACGTATACCGGCCAGTCCGCTGAGGTCCCCGAGCCGACTAAGATTGAGTTTGCTACGGATCCGGGATCATAG
- a CDS encoding WG repeat-containing protein — MVLRHPTLLGIVVLLLGLTGCREVSQPALDASGPLFPIEQEGEWGYMTREGTPAIPPQFDRAYRFVDNRALVRQNGQYGFINTNGTAVIPPSYAAAGPFSEGLAPVRPDSLWGFIDRDGDVVIPPQFATAGTFRDGLARVTLQNGEMGYITLNGTPVRAPSEW; from the coding sequence ATGGTTCTTCGTCACCCTACCCTTTTGGGGATCGTCGTCCTCCTACTCGGCCTCACCGGCTGTCGCGAGGTCTCTCAGCCGGCCCTCGACGCGTCCGGCCCTCTGTTTCCGATCGAACAAGAGGGCGAATGGGGCTATATGACGCGCGAGGGCACACCGGCCATTCCGCCTCAGTTTGACCGGGCCTATCGGTTTGTTGACAACCGAGCGCTCGTTCGTCAAAATGGGCAGTACGGCTTCATCAATACGAACGGCACGGCTGTCATTCCGCCGTCGTACGCGGCCGCAGGTCCATTCTCCGAGGGCCTGGCCCCTGTACGTCCCGACAGCCTCTGGGGCTTCATTGACCGAGACGGAGATGTCGTTATTCCGCCCCAGTTTGCAACGGCCGGGACTTTCCGGGACGGATTAGCCCGCGTGACACTGCAAAATGGAGAAATGGGCTACATCACCCTCAACGGCACCCCCGTACGCGCTCCCTCCGAATGGTAA
- a CDS encoding aldo/keto reductase: MQTLSFDNGDEMPMLGLGTWKSEPGKVYDAVLEALKAGYRHIDCAPIYGNEAEVGEALSDAFDQGLVSRDELWITSKLWNDAHAPEDVRPALKSTLADLQLDYLDLYLMHWPVAIQSGLDMPDAPDHIFSPEELPPATTWAAMEPLVEDGLTRHIGVSNFSAQKLDQLIDAADHLPEMNQVELHPYLQQPDLLDFMNDQGIHATAYSPLGSKDRPEGMKAENEPLLLEDSTIADIATQHDATPAQVLISWALQRGTATIPKSTTPQHIRENLAAAELSLTQEDMNAIEELDRHRRYVPGKIWSMPGSPYTQESLWDEESE; encoded by the coding sequence ATGCAAACACTTTCCTTCGACAACGGCGACGAGATGCCCATGCTTGGGCTCGGCACCTGGAAATCAGAGCCGGGAAAGGTCTACGACGCCGTACTGGAAGCCCTGAAGGCCGGCTACCGACACATCGACTGCGCCCCCATTTACGGAAACGAGGCAGAGGTCGGAGAGGCGCTGTCCGACGCCTTTGATCAAGGCCTCGTCTCCCGAGACGAGCTTTGGATTACCTCGAAGCTTTGGAACGACGCCCACGCCCCGGAGGATGTCCGTCCGGCACTCAAGTCCACACTCGCCGACCTTCAGCTCGACTATCTCGACCTGTACCTCATGCACTGGCCGGTGGCGATTCAATCGGGCCTCGACATGCCCGACGCCCCCGACCACATTTTCTCGCCCGAGGAATTGCCTCCAGCCACAACGTGGGCCGCAATGGAGCCGCTCGTAGAGGATGGTCTTACCCGGCACATTGGCGTCTCCAACTTCAGCGCCCAGAAGCTGGATCAGCTCATCGACGCGGCCGACCACCTGCCCGAGATGAATCAGGTAGAGCTGCACCCGTACCTCCAGCAGCCGGACCTGCTCGACTTCATGAACGATCAGGGAATCCATGCCACTGCGTATTCCCCGCTCGGCTCAAAGGACCGGCCCGAAGGGATGAAGGCAGAAAATGAACCTCTTCTGTTGGAGGACTCCACCATCGCCGACATTGCCACCCAGCACGACGCCACGCCCGCACAGGTCCTCATTAGTTGGGCGCTTCAACGGGGGACAGCCACTATTCCGAAGTCCACTACGCCCCAACACATTCGAGAAAACCTGGCCGCCGCCGAGCTCTCTCTGACCCAGGAGGACATGAACGCCATCGAAGAGCTCGACCGTCATCGCCGCTACGTCCCCGGCAAGATCTGGTCCATGCCCGGCAGTCCGTATACGCAGGAGAGCCTATGGGATGAGGAATCGGAGTGA